The Chionomys nivalis chromosome 4, mChiNiv1.1, whole genome shotgun sequence genome contains the following window.
CAACCAGTGTCTAGGATGACTGGGGAAGAGTCACCGCCACACTGGCGAACAGCAGGGTTTAGACACACTGTGAACAAATGAACAGCCAGGGAAGTGCAGCAGCTGCCTCTTGCAGTCTTGCTCTTTCTACTCTGTGGTACTTAACTCCCCCTGTCCTTTCACACAAAGAGGCCTGGGAAAGCTGCAACCAGACTGCCTTACCTTGTTGAGGTTCCCCAGGGCCATGACCTTGGCTACTGGCCTCCTGCTGAGCTGCTCTTTCACCCAAAGCTCAATCTGCTTGTTCCACTTCATGGTGAACACATAGAGAGCGtaggccagcagcagcagcaggctctCCCACCAGGCAATGAGGCTGTCCAGGAAGAAGACGATGAGCATGGACAAGTCAAGGATGTAGAAGGAGACATCACGGAACAAGGGCCACCAGGTGAGATTGAGGATCTCCCTGGAGAAGAGGGCGCAGGTGCCGATGACAAAAAGGATGTTGAACACAGCAGAACCCACAATGGTACCGATACCCACATTGCTGTGGGAGATAAAGACACCAATGAGAGAGGTGAAGAGCTCAGGGGCGGAGCCTCCGGCAGCCATGAATGTGGCGCCAGCCACATCCTCAGAGATCTGCAGCTTGTCTGTGATGACTCCCAGGGCTGGGACAAAGTACTCGTCGCACACAATGGCCAAGGCCACAAACACGTACATCATGCCGAAGATGTGCAGGACCACCCAGCCCTGTCGCCGATCCTCCACACTGAACAGGTCCGGGGGGTACTCGGCCTTGGGGTGGAGGTTTGACCAGTCAGGGGGTAAAGCTGAGGGACTGGAACTGGGCGCCTCTGGGAACAGGATGTTTGTCACGCTCGGAGATAAGGCCGTGGGTACAGCTGGGGCCGGCTCCACAACCACACAGCGGTGGACCTGTGTGGTCAGCATTGCCTCGACTTTGGGAGTTACTGGGGTACTGCGTACTGTGGAATGTCTCTTTGCCAGCTCCCTGTTGGCTGAGGCAATTCTAATGGTTGACACACTGGTTCTGGATGAGGGATTACTAATTCTCCAGGCAGCAGTAGAAGCTTCAGTGGTTGATGGGGTACTACCCATCCTGGCGCTTACTGTTACTTGCTCCTCAGAGGTGGCTGGGGCGTGCTGTGGGACTGCTCCCTGGGGACTGATAGAGCTGGTTTGTTCCTCTCTTCTAGGACTTCCCAGGGCATTCTCTGCCACCAAACTTGGAGAAGTCAAGAGGCTTGTTTCTACTTCATGTGTTAAGGAAGTCAGGGTGTTCAGAACCACTCTCTTGAGAGAAACTGCAGTGTTTCCTTTCATTGTTCTCTTGGGCAGTCTGGTCTCCCACAGCCTATAGGTTGCCATGGTTTTGCTGTCTTTCTCTGTTGTTGTGGGGGTGGTAGCAGATGGTGCACCCCCTGGGGATGAGGTagacttccttcccttttccctgggGTGAGTTGGGATGgagtttctcctttctcccttggGTATTAGAGCATagctttttattctctctctgcccgaCGTTGAGATGAAGTGGTTTGATGCTCTGCTAGGTGTGGGTggagtgttttcctttcttctttctgtgtcagCTGCTGTAGGGCTATAATTATTCTTTGGTGATGTTGGGGTGATTTGGGTTGTTCTGGGTGGGTTAGGGGTATCCTCCATTGTTATGCTAGGTGTTGTTTCATCCCTGATTACTTTATTTTGGGGTGCTAGCATCTCACCGTCCACTTCAGAGCTAGCCTCTGGAGGGTCACTGCCCACCACTGTCATCTCATCACCAGGGAGATCCCTACTGGCCAATTTAACAGGCTGCTGGGCAGAGACTTTTGTCCACATTGAGTGAGGGTTCTGGGGTCTCCTCGGGTGCTGATAGGTGGAACCAATGATCAACATTCCCAGGAGGAAAAGGAGGCGACCCCACTGAAGCCTCTTCGGTCGTCGGAATATCCGCCTCCCCTGTGTCCCCAATCTGACCAGTTTCCCCATGATGGTCAGTTATGTCTGGTTACAGTTGGCCTTTCATTCTGtccagagagaagcagaggctgctctGGGATCCGTGCTGGTAATCAGAAAAGAGTTTCTCCATGAAACCCAGCCAGGAGGTATCCACAAACCTAGAGAACAAGAGAAATTATTTGCCCTCTGCTGGGATCTAGAACTCTCTCACCTAGAAAAGTGTCCCAGGGACACAAAGTATCCCACAGAGAGCCTTGTGGTGGGAGCTCTCGTTCTGCAGGAGCGAACCACCTCTGCCCTCCGTTCCTGGTGCAGTGCCTGCTCTCAGGAGAAAGTATTCTCACCCTGGGGACATGCCAGCCGTCCAGGCTTCTGCCTGAGCTCAGGTGGGCTTTTTGGgttctcccatctctttcttgCACTCCCTGCACCTCCTCATGGCCAAACCAAACTCAGACATCCATAACTGGGGCCCCGGCCACAGACCTCAGCTTCTCCAAGGCGAGAAGGAGCTAGGCAGGCATGACTTTAATGTACAGATAGCAAGAGGAAGCAATGAATGGCGTCACCGTGGACAGTAAGTCAAGCACAGCTCTGTGCGCTCATGCTGCTGGATTTGCTGCTGGGGGTTGAGGTTTTTTGGGactcttttctttaatttacttatttttattctatgtgcactggtgttttgccttcatgtatgtctgtgtgaagatgctagatctcctggaactggagtcacagacagttgtgagctgccctgtgggtgctgggaattgaactcaggtcctctaggagagcagtcagtagtactcctaactgctgagccatttctccaaccccttgTTTGGGACTCTTAAAATGCTTCTACTGCCTCATCCAGAGAGGACAAAGCTTAAAAGTCTTGGGGCTTCTTGCAGAACGATGTGGGATGgtagaaggaaaatgagaaacgGAGCCAAAGGCCAGGACTCTCAACTCTGCTGCCTGCCAGCCGTGTCATCCTGGGTAAGTGACCTAGGTGTCTCAGCTGTGACGTGGATATGGTCAGGTCCTATGTATATGAGTTCTGGAAGGACATCTGCAGAAGGGAAATGGGACCATGTTCAAAGGGAGAGTTAATTTTCACTATACTTTCAGCTAGTTTGTCTTTTACCATGTGTATGCTGtaacattttaaacataatttttgtttgtttgtttactttgttttgtttttcaaggtagggtttctctgtgtagctctggctgtctgagAAGTccatctgtaaaccaggctggccttgaactcctagagattcaccttcctctgcctcccaagtgctgggattaaatatgtgtgccaccaccgctgatTTAAGtgtaattttttgagacagggtttaatgTAGCCCATACTGGCTTTGAACACAATATTTAGggaaagatgaccttgaacttttccttctgccttcatctctCATGAGACTATAGACCTATGCCATCATGTCAACTTTGTGTGATTTGGGGGAATGGAGCCAGAGCTTCatgtgtgttaggcaagcactctaccaactgaactatatcccaacacatttaaatttaatttaattgtaagAATATTGCCCATATACATAGTAATGACATTGAGGTTACAGGAATTCTGAGAGACCAAACACACGAAGTCTATGAGCTTTATACGAGGCTGCAGGGGAAAAGACCCTCATGGAAACCTTATTTTATAAAGGGCCTGAGACCCAAACCCAGAAAAAACCCATTAAAACTCTAACCTGTGTCCAACTGTACTGGACAACAATTACTGGAAATGCCTGGATTTGTGAAAGGCAGCAATACATTCGATGTGGTCTGAGTAACACATAGGATCTGTCCTCTAGAGCTCCCCCTGTGAGCCCCCCGAGAGGAGAAGAGGTGTGATTCACGTAGCTTCACACCACTCCAAGGGACCCAGACATGAACCTGCAGTGTATCGCCCAGCATTTTTGTAAACAACACTAACTGGAAGTGCCAAGGTGCCAGCCTACAATATAAAAGCAGAACCACCAAAGAGCTTCCTCCTTTGTCCTGGGTTACCCTGGcctttccctgtctccctccAGCACCCTGCCccttgccttgaactcagcacTATGTAGCCAGCCCATATGTACTTCCTACAGAAAGTCTGGAAGGCCCCTCTCCTTCCCCCGTGCATGTGAAGGAGAGCTGAGCTAGCACATCGGCTGCCCTCTTCCTAAGCACACCATTTACCTTCAGACTTCGACATCTGcgccttccaagttc
Protein-coding sequences here:
- the Slc24a1 gene encoding sodium/potassium/calcium exchanger 1 isoform X2, with translation MGKLVRLGTQGRRIFRRPKRLQWGRLLFLLGMLIIGSTYQHPRRPQNPHSMWTKVSAQQPVKLASRDLPGDEMTVVGSDPPEASSEVDGEMLAPQNKVIRDETTPSITMEDTPNPPRTTQITPTSPKNNYSPTAADTERRKENTPPTPSRASNHFISTSGRERIKSYALIPKGERRNSIPTHPREKGRKSTSSPGGAPSATTPTTTEKDSKTMATYRLWETRLPKRTMKGNTAVSLKRVVLNTLTSLTHEVETSLLTSPSLVAENALGSPRREEQTSSISPQGAVPQHAPATSEEQVTVSARMGSTPSTTEASTAAWRISNPSSRTSVSTIRIASANRELAKRHSTVRSTPVTPKVEAMLTTQVHRCVVVEPAPAVPTALSPSVTNILFPEAPSSSPSALPPDWSNLHPKAEYPPDLFSVEDRRQGWVVLHIFGMMYVFVALAIVCDEYFVPALGVITDKLQISEDVAGATFMAAGGSAPELFTSLIGVFISHSNVGIGTIVGSAVFNILFVIGTCALFSREILNLTWWPLFRDVSFYILDLSMLIVFFLDSLIAWWESLLLLLAYALYVFTMKWNKQIELWVKEQLSRRPVAKVMALGNLNKLPSLLTRGSSSASLHNSVIRSTIYHLMLHSLDPLGEARPSKDKQESLNQEARAHPQTKAESSSDEEEPAELPAVKVTPAPAPDAKGDQEEDPGGQGDVREAKHTGDVTGEEGETQPGEGETEAEGKEDEHEGETEAEGKVVEQEGETEAERKKDDHEGQSETQADDTEVKDGEGEAEANAENQCETTQGETTQGETQGEKDADDGGGSNGGDSGEEEDDEEDEEEEEEEEEEENEEPLSLEWPKSRQKQAIYLFLLPIVFPLWLTVPDVRRQESRKFFVLTFLGSIIWIAMFSYLMVWWAHQVGETIGISEEIMGLTILAAGTSIPDLITSVIVARKGLGDMAVSSSVGSNIFDITVGLPVPWLLFSLINTLQPVPVSSNGLFCAIVLLFLMLLFVIFSIASCKWRMNKILGFTMFLLYFVFLVISVMLEDRIISCPVSI
- the Slc24a1 gene encoding sodium/potassium/calcium exchanger 1 isoform X4; this encodes MGKLVRLGTQGRRIFRRPKRLQWGRLLFLLGMLIIGSTYQHPRRPQNPHSMWTKVSAQQPVKLASRDLPGDEMTVVGSDPPEASSEVDGEMLAPQNKVIRDETTPSITMEDTPNPPRTTQITPTSPKNNYSPTAADTERRKENTPPTPSRASNHFISTSGRERIKSYALIPKGERRNSIPTHPREKGRKSTSSPGGAPSATTPTTTEKDSKTMATYRLWETRLPKRTMKGNTAVSLKRVVLNTLTSLTHEVETSLLTSPSLVAENALGSPRREEQTSSISPQGAVPQHAPATSEEQVTVSARMGSTPSTTEASTAAWRISNPSSRTSVSTIRIASANRELAKRHSTVRSTPVTPKVEAMLTTQVHRCVVVEPAPAVPTALSPSVTNILFPEAPSSSPSALPPDWSNLHPKAEYPPDLFSVEDRRQGWVVLHIFGMMYVFVALAIVCDEYFVPALGVITDKLQISEDVAGATFMAAGGSAPELFTSLIGVFISHSNVGIGTIVGSAVFNILFVIGTCALFSREILNLTWWPLFRDVSFYILDLSMLIVFFLDSLIAWWESLLLLLAYALYVFTMKWNKQIELWVKEQLSRRPVAKVMALGNLNKGDVREAKHTGDVTGEEGETQPGEGETEAEGKEDEHEGETEAEGKVVEQEGETEAERKKDDHEGQSETQADDTEVKDGEGEAEANAENQCETTQGETTQGETQGEKDADDGGGSNGGDSGEEEDDEEDEEEEEEEEEEENEEPLSLEWPKSRQKQAIYLFLLPIVFPLWLTVPDVRRQESRKFFVLTFLGSIIWIAMFSYLMVWWAHQVGETIGISEEIMGLTILAAGTSIPDLITSVIVARKGLGDMAVSSSVGSNIFDITVGLPVPWLLFSLINTLQPVPVSSNGLFCAIVLLFLMLLFVIFSIASCKWRMNKILGFTMFLLYFVFLVISVMLEDRIISCPVSI
- the Slc24a1 gene encoding sodium/potassium/calcium exchanger 1 isoform X3 encodes the protein MGKLVRLGTQGRRIFRRPKRLQWGRLLFLLGMLIIGSTYQHPRRPQNPHSMWTKVSAQQPVKLASRDLPGDEMTVVGSDPPEASSEVDGEMLAPQNKVIRDETTPSITMEDTPNPPRTTQITPTSPKNNYSPTAADTERRKENTPPTPSRASNHFISTSGRERIKSYALIPKGERRNSIPTHPREKGRKSTSSPGGAPSATTPTTTEKDSKTMATYRLWETRLPKRTMKGNTAVSLKRVVLNTLTSLTHEVETSLLTSPSLVAENALGSPRREEQTSSISPQGAVPQHAPATSEEQVTVSARMGSTPSTTEASTAAWRISNPSSRTSVSTIRIASANRELAKRHSTVRSTPVTPKVEAMLTTQVHRCVVVEPAPAVPTALSPSVTNILFPEAPSSSPSALPPDWSNLHPKAEYPPDLFSVEDRRQGWVVLHIFGMMYVFVALAIVCDEYFVPALGVITDKLQISEDVAGATFMAAGGSAPELFTSLIGVFISHSNVGIGTIVGSAVFNILFVIGTCALFSREILNLTWWPLFRDVSFYILDLSMLIVFFLDSLIAWWESLLLLLAYALYVFTMKWNKQIELWVKEQLSRRPVAKVMALGNLNKPSDSAIEENESQDSKKLKLPSLLTRGSSSASLHNSVIRSTIYHLMLHSLDPLGEARPSKDKQESLNQEARAHPQTKAESSSDEEEPAELPAVKVTPAPAPDAKGDQEEDPGGQGDVREAKHTGDVTGEEGETQPGEGETEAEGKEDEHEGETEAEGKVVEQEGETEAERKKDDHEGQSETQADDTEVKDGEGEAEANAENQCETTQGETTQGETQGEKDADDGGGSNGGDSGEEEDDEEDEEEEEEEEEEENEEPLSLEWPKSRQKQAIYLFLLPIVFPLWLTVPDVRRQVGETIGISEEIMGLTILAAGTSIPDLITSVIVARKGLGDMAVSSSVGSNIFDITVGLPVPWLLFSLINTLQPVPVSSNGLFCAIVLLFLMLLFVIFSIASCKWRMNKILGFTMFLLYFVFLVISVMLEDRIISCPVSI
- the Slc24a1 gene encoding sodium/potassium/calcium exchanger 1 isoform X1 — its product is MGKLVRLGTQGRRIFRRPKRLQWGRLLFLLGMLIIGSTYQHPRRPQNPHSMWTKVSAQQPVKLASRDLPGDEMTVVGSDPPEASSEVDGEMLAPQNKVIRDETTPSITMEDTPNPPRTTQITPTSPKNNYSPTAADTERRKENTPPTPSRASNHFISTSGRERIKSYALIPKGERRNSIPTHPREKGRKSTSSPGGAPSATTPTTTEKDSKTMATYRLWETRLPKRTMKGNTAVSLKRVVLNTLTSLTHEVETSLLTSPSLVAENALGSPRREEQTSSISPQGAVPQHAPATSEEQVTVSARMGSTPSTTEASTAAWRISNPSSRTSVSTIRIASANRELAKRHSTVRSTPVTPKVEAMLTTQVHRCVVVEPAPAVPTALSPSVTNILFPEAPSSSPSALPPDWSNLHPKAEYPPDLFSVEDRRQGWVVLHIFGMMYVFVALAIVCDEYFVPALGVITDKLQISEDVAGATFMAAGGSAPELFTSLIGVFISHSNVGIGTIVGSAVFNILFVIGTCALFSREILNLTWWPLFRDVSFYILDLSMLIVFFLDSLIAWWESLLLLLAYALYVFTMKWNKQIELWVKEQLSRRPVAKVMALGNLNKPSDSAIEENESQDSKKLKLPSLLTRGSSSASLHNSVIRSTIYHLMLHSLDPLGEARPSKDKQESLNQEARAHPQTKAESSSDEEEPAELPAVKVTPAPAPDAKGDQEEDPGGQGDVREAKHTGDVTGEEGETQPGEGETEAEGKEDEHEGETEAEGKVVEQEGETEAERKKDDHEGQSETQADDTEVKDGEGEAEANAENQCETTQGETTQGETQGEKDADDGGGSNGGDSGEEEDDEEDEEEEEEEEEEENEEPLSLEWPKSRQKQAIYLFLLPIVFPLWLTVPDVRRQESRKFFVLTFLGSIIWIAMFSYLMVWWAHQVGETIGISEEIMGLTILAAGTSIPDLITSVIVARKGLGDMAVSSSVGSNIFDITVGLPVPWLLFSLINTLQPVPVSSNGLFCAIVLLFLMLLFVIFSIASCKWRMNKILGFTMFLLYFVFLVISVMLEDRIISCPVSI